The proteins below come from a single Streptomyces sp. B3I8 genomic window:
- a CDS encoding MFS transporter codes for MTLTQVKTDLASPPAPEPPPPPSPPPSGAPLAPRRVRLVFLGLMLALLPAALDQMIVATALPRIVGELHGLDRMSWAVTAYLLTATVGLPVHGKAGDLFGRKGVFQFAILVFVVGSAPAGRAGSMDQLIACRAVQGIGAGGLVIGVQAIIGDIVPPRARGRYMGAIGAAFGLTPRPVRTLPPDLRDAYARAYADAMPRIFLHLVPVLVLGLLIACFLKEKPLVSHPTPADTPAPAPATGQVPQARLSYVGGVPVCGSVQHPDGTVVPRAALTLIDVTGAQIGRGASGEDGRYALATPGPGAYVLIAAAGGHQPQAVSVTVGERPVELDVVLGGAGRLAGSVRTADGMPVRDATVTLTNAHGEVVGTTRSAAEEGYLITELVAGEYTLAASAPAFRPAALPVTVHASRETRQDVELAGGAVLRGTVRAGGGRPVEDARVTLLDAAGNVVDSVTTGADGVFRFVDLSSGEYTVIAAGYPPVATVLRMAGGGRTERDLHLGHED; via the coding sequence ATCACTCTGACGCAAGTCAAGACGGATCTCGCGTCCCCGCCCGCCCCCGAACCACCGCCTCCGCCCTCACCTCCGCCTTCGGGCGCCCCGCTCGCCCCGCGGCGCGTCCGGCTGGTCTTCCTCGGGCTGATGCTCGCGCTGCTGCCCGCCGCGCTGGACCAGATGATCGTCGCCACCGCGCTGCCCCGGATCGTGGGCGAGCTGCACGGGCTGGACAGGATGTCCTGGGCCGTCACGGCGTACCTGCTCACCGCGACCGTCGGACTTCCCGTCCATGGCAAGGCCGGTGACCTCTTCGGCCGCAAGGGGGTCTTCCAGTTCGCCATCCTGGTCTTCGTCGTCGGCTCCGCGCCGGCGGGGCGGGCCGGGAGCATGGACCAGCTGATCGCCTGCCGGGCGGTCCAAGGCATCGGCGCCGGCGGGCTCGTGATCGGCGTGCAGGCGATCATCGGCGACATCGTGCCGCCCCGCGCCCGTGGTCGCTACATGGGAGCGATCGGTGCCGCCTTCGGACTCACCCCGCGACCGGTCCGCACGCTCCCGCCCGACCTGCGGGACGCCTATGCGCGCGCGTACGCCGACGCGATGCCGCGCATCTTCCTCCACCTGGTGCCGGTCCTCGTCCTCGGGCTGCTCATCGCCTGCTTCCTCAAGGAGAAACCGCTGGTGTCCCACCCCACCCCCGCCGACACCCCCGCGCCCGCGCCCGCCACCGGGCAGGTCCCGCAGGCCCGTCTCTCCTACGTCGGCGGGGTGCCCGTCTGCGGCAGTGTGCAGCATCCCGACGGCACCGTCGTGCCGCGCGCGGCGCTCACCCTCATCGACGTCACCGGCGCGCAGATCGGGCGCGGCGCGAGCGGGGAGGACGGGCGGTACGCGCTGGCGACGCCCGGGCCGGGGGCGTACGTGCTGATCGCGGCGGCCGGCGGGCACCAGCCGCAGGCGGTGTCGGTGACGGTCGGCGAGCGGCCCGTCGAACTGGACGTCGTCCTCGGAGGTGCCGGGCGGCTGGCGGGCAGTGTGCGCACCGCCGACGGGATGCCCGTGCGGGACGCGACGGTGACGCTCACCAACGCGCACGGCGAGGTCGTCGGGACGACGCGGAGCGCGGCGGAGGAGGGCTATCTGATCACCGAGCTGGTGGCCGGCGAGTACACGCTGGCGGCGAGCGCGCCCGCGTTCCGGCCGGCCGCGCTGCCGGTCACCGTGCACGCGTCCCGGGAGACCCGGCAGGACGTCGAGCTCGCGGGCGGGGCGGTGCTGCGGGGGACCGTGCGGGCGGGGGGCGGCCGGCCGGTGGAGGACGCGCGGGTGACGCTGCTGGATGCGGCGGGGAACGTCGTCGACTCGGTGACGACAGGGGCGGACGGGGTGTTCCGGTTCGTGGATCTGTCCTCGGGGGAGTACACGGTGATCGCGGCGGGGTATCCGCCGGTGGCGACGGTGCTGAGGATGGCGGGGGGCGGGCGGACGGAGCGGGACCTGCACCTGGGGCACGAGGACTGA
- a CDS encoding M55 family metallopeptidase codes for MKILLSADMEGATGVTWPADVLPGTPQWERCRSMFTSDVNAAVQGFFDGGADEVLINEAHWTMRNLLLEQLDDRAHMLTGRHKPLSMVEGIQHGDVDGIAFLGYHAAAGMEGVLAHTYLANQITGVWLNDVRASEGLLNAHVAAEYGVPVVLVTGDDVTCEDALGYAPEALKVAVKDHVSRYAAVCRTPARTAADIRAAAKDAAALAVRHAPAQGGPFTVAVEFDAEHLAAATTVVPGVARAGERKVAYTSATMYEGIRTFKAVTTIASAAVEEQYG; via the coding sequence ATGAAGATCCTCCTCAGCGCCGACATGGAGGGCGCCACCGGCGTGACCTGGCCCGCCGACGTTCTCCCCGGCACCCCTCAATGGGAACGCTGCCGCTCGATGTTCACCTCCGACGTCAACGCCGCCGTCCAGGGGTTCTTCGACGGCGGCGCCGACGAGGTCCTCATCAACGAGGCGCACTGGACCATGCGCAACCTCCTTCTCGAACAGCTCGACGACCGCGCGCACATGCTCACCGGCCGCCACAAGCCGCTCTCCATGGTGGAGGGCATCCAGCACGGTGACGTCGACGGCATCGCCTTCCTCGGCTACCACGCCGCCGCCGGCATGGAGGGCGTCCTCGCCCACACCTACCTCGCCAACCAGATCACCGGCGTCTGGCTGAACGACGTACGCGCCAGCGAGGGCCTGCTCAACGCGCACGTCGCCGCCGAGTACGGCGTCCCCGTCGTCCTCGTCACCGGCGACGACGTGACCTGCGAGGACGCCCTCGGCTACGCGCCCGAGGCGCTGAAGGTCGCGGTCAAGGACCACGTCTCCCGGTACGCGGCCGTCTGCCGCACCCCCGCCCGCACCGCCGCCGACATCCGCGCCGCCGCCAAGGACGCGGCCGCCCTCGCCGTCCGCCACGCGCCCGCGCAGGGCGGCCCGTTCACCGTCGCGGTGGAGTTCGACGCCGAGCACCTCGCCGCCGCCACCACCGTCGTCCCGGGCGTCGCCCGCGCCGGCGAGCGCAAGGTGGCGTACACCAGCGCCACCATGTACGAGGGCATCCGCACCTTCAAGGCGGTCACCACGATCGCCTCGGCCGCCGTGGAGGAGCAGTATGGCTGA
- a CDS encoding M20/M25/M40 family metallo-hydrolase, with product MADDTPRSAEPAASADPAEHRVAERALEEVVRFTSDLVRIDTTNRGGGDCRERPAAEYAAARLAEAGLEPVLLERTPGRTNVVARLAGTDPAADALLVHGHLDVVPAQADEWSVHPFSGEVRDGVVWGRGTVDMKNMDAMILAVVRDWARAGVRLRRDLVIAFTADEEASAVDGSGFLADHHPGLFEGCTEAIGESGAFTFHDGAGHRIYPIAAGERGTGWLKLTARGRAGHGSKVNRDNAVTRLAAAVTRIGEHRWPLRLTPTVRAALTELAALYGIETDLYGTDAAAEVDALLDKLGPAAALVEATVRNSANPTMLTAGYKVNVVPGDAVAHVDGRFLPGGEDEFRETLDRLTGPDVDWEFEHREVALQAPVDSPTYARMRAAVEAFAPEGHVVPYCMSGGTDAKQFSRLGITGYGFAPLRLPEGFDHQAMFHGVDERVPVEALHFGVHVLDRFLRTV from the coding sequence ATGGCTGACGACACCCCCCGGTCCGCGGAACCCGCCGCTTCCGCCGATCCCGCCGAACACCGGGTGGCGGAGCGGGCGTTGGAGGAGGTGGTGCGGTTCACCTCCGACCTCGTCCGTATCGACACCACCAACCGCGGCGGCGGCGACTGCCGGGAGCGGCCCGCGGCCGAGTACGCGGCGGCCCGGCTCGCCGAGGCCGGGCTGGAACCGGTGCTGCTCGAGCGCACGCCGGGTCGCACCAACGTCGTCGCCCGGCTGGCCGGCACCGACCCCGCCGCCGACGCGCTGCTGGTCCACGGCCACCTCGACGTCGTCCCCGCGCAGGCCGACGAGTGGAGCGTGCACCCGTTCTCCGGCGAGGTGCGCGACGGCGTCGTGTGGGGGCGCGGCACCGTCGACATGAAGAACATGGACGCGATGATCCTCGCCGTCGTCCGCGACTGGGCGCGCGCGGGCGTGCGCCTCCGGCGCGACCTGGTGATCGCGTTCACCGCCGACGAGGAGGCGAGCGCCGTGGACGGCTCCGGCTTCCTCGCCGACCACCACCCCGGGCTGTTCGAGGGGTGCACGGAGGCCATCGGCGAGTCGGGCGCGTTCACCTTCCACGACGGCGCCGGACACCGCATCTACCCCATCGCGGCGGGGGAGCGCGGCACCGGCTGGCTCAAGCTCACCGCGCGCGGGCGCGCGGGGCACGGCTCCAAGGTCAACCGCGACAACGCGGTCACCCGGCTCGCCGCGGCCGTCACCCGCATCGGCGAACACCGCTGGCCGCTGCGGCTCACGCCCACCGTCCGCGCCGCCCTCACCGAACTCGCCGCGCTGTACGGCATCGAGACGGACCTGTACGGCACCGACGCCGCGGCCGAGGTCGACGCCCTCCTGGACAAGCTCGGCCCCGCCGCCGCACTCGTCGAGGCCACCGTCCGCAACAGCGCCAACCCGACCATGCTCACCGCCGGTTACAAGGTCAACGTCGTCCCCGGCGACGCCGTCGCCCACGTGGACGGGCGCTTCCTGCCCGGCGGCGAGGACGAGTTCCGCGAGACCCTGGACCGGCTCACCGGCCCCGACGTCGACTGGGAGTTCGAGCACCGGGAGGTGGCCCTGCAGGCCCCCGTGGACTCGCCGACGTACGCCCGGATGCGCGCGGCCGTCGAGGCGTTCGCGCCCGAGGGGCACGTGGTGCCGTACTGCATGTCGGGCGGCACCGACGCCAAGCAGTTCTCCCGGCTCGGCATCACCGGTTACGGGTTCGCCCCGCTGAGGCTCCCCGAGGGCTTCGACCACCAGGCGATGTTCCACGGCGTCGACGAACGCGTGCCCGTCGAGGCACTCCACTTCGGCGTCCACGTCCTCGACCGCTTCCTGCGCACGGTCTGA